TGTTCAATCGAGTCCATGTTCTCTATTTCCCAAAACCCATTCGTTCACCGACCCGTGGACCAGAGGTTTAAAGCTTGGAATTGAGCTTTCTAGCTTTCTTTAGTACAATCTTTTTGCGAGAGCAACCCCGGTTCGTTCCTAAGACTACACTCACAGCTTTCTCTGTTCATGTTCCGGCATAGGAGATCTAGTGGTAGGATAGGGGACAGAGCTTTAGGGCTGCAGTAAACCTCATATGCGCGTGGCTCATCATAAGACCTTAGCCTGATGTCCTACCCAAAGACTTCAAAGGTAGTCACAGGACAACCTTTCCGAGTTCTAACTTCCAAACCTATAACTTGGTTTGCTTGCCTGCTTCCTATCTGACCTATCAATCAAAGAAATGTTCTAGTTCCGCGATACGAGCTTGACTGTCGCTCTGAGACAGTAGATTTCTTGGTTGGGGGTCCCTTTATCAAAGGCTCCCTTCCCTACTGATCATACAACAAATGAAGGTGGTTAGAAAGATGGCACATCGATCTTCTGTACACCCTGTTCGTGCTGCGGAACGCAGAAAATCCGCCTTCCTTGGAAAAAAATTCCTGACTCCGAAGTATCAAAGGAGACTTGGGTGGCGCCTTCTGAAGAGCCCTTCATTCTGCGACTCAGATAGGCTAGGATTCGTGTCTCAGCCGGAAGGGGTCGTAGGACTGACTCAGACAAAGTGTTAGAAGTACGATCTCCGAATCTATAAGCTTTGGCCTGCCTTCTTCCCTTATCTAATCTCTTAGGTAATAAGAAAGTGGTGTTAATTGTCACGCTAAGGAGCTGACCAGTGACATTTCTGTCTCAATTGAAGTCAACCTTACTATACTCGCTTGTAGGAGATCATCGCTCAGAAGGGCGTTCTTTCGCTAGAAAAACAAGAGTTTGAAGATCACCCAACCCACGAAAAGGTCAGAACTCTCGATCTAGCCCCACTTTCTATAGCAATTTATCGACATGTTGTTTCGAATGTCCTTGAAAAGGCCTACACACATACCCTGCCACTCGATGTGTAGTGGGTTTGTTCAGTAGAGATGGGTAGAGCGCACAAGTATTGGAAGGAAAGTTTCACCCTTCTTAAAAGAGAAAAAGTCTGTATTGAACTATGATTTGAATTCCTTTCTTATTAGTTTCCAAGTGCAAAATGTTCATTGCCTTGATCAGAGCCTTTAAGCCTTTTAGAACATGCTGAACAGTTTACAAGAAAGCTTAAGCGTGGTACTTTAACATATCCATTAGCCGTTGATATTCTTCTCAAGTTTACCTAGAATATCATAAGCGTATACAATGGCTAAGATTTCAGTAATATAGTGTAAAACACAACTGTATTATGTTCTTGATATGAAACAGATGTTCTTATCTTACCGATGTTCAACGGCTAATTTAGGAAACTAGCCTATAGAACTGTTTTTTGTTTGCGAAAAAGCCTATAGAACTTTTTTTTTGGCATATAGAACTGTTGCAATATCATTTTGGTTAATACACTAGATTTCGACTAAAGAAAATAACAGAATCCGTAGAAAGAAACAACTTCGGCAAATTATGATTTGTTTCTAGCAAAAATAAATGCAGCATGTTTTTGATTCATTTGTgggacatgcaactagttttcaTCATGCAACACTTTTTTGTGCCACCGAGGCATTGTTTTGATCGATGaaaacatactccctccgtctcatagtCTAAGAGTGTTTTTGACACTAATGTAAGgtaaaaacgctcttatattatgggacggagggagtacatgttttGGAGATGGTTAATCTACGGAAGTCTGATGATTTTGCAAGCGCTGATATTGCAACCCCTCTTGAGGAGATTCAAGGAGCTGTGCTGGAATTTCATTAGTTTCCGTATTTCTTTCACTAGGCAGGAGGCAAATATAGCTGCCCACCGCTCGCCGGCGTGGAGCTGATGGACCTCGCTCGCCGTCGGAGAAGAATGATAGTGCGGCGAGGACGTGACGGTGATGGGGCCACCAGCTATCGCCTAGGCGTGAACTCCTCGGAGGCCCCGCCGGCCAGAATGTACGGACGACGAAGGAGCAAACACAGACTCGCAATGAAAAATATTGGAGATGTTATCACTGACCGTCCATCGATCTGTGTTCACAAGTCATCACTGATCCCCTAGTcactaagagcaactccaacgggccgacccaaacggacggcaattttatccgtttgggtcggccgcccgcccTGTTTTAGGTTTAGGTTGGCAGTGCGCCTAACGTGCCGACTAATTTCATCTCCGCGTGGCCGGCTGGCCGCCCTATTTTAACAAATAGCTTATTTTCGCATTGTTTCACACACAACTTTTGCATTCAAACATATATTCAAATAACATAGTTTCAAACCAAATAAAATAGCATAGTTTTACAAGCCGAATAAAAGTAAAAATGTCTCACATAGTTTTGCAAGCCGAATAAAgaagatacatctattggttgccaacatgagcccacatatgctcaaccaaatcattttgcagtGCACGTGAGTTTCCCAATCACGTATGTCATGATGAAATTGAGTGAACTGTTCAAACTTTGCCGCTCCcccatgctcaggcacaacattctcaccctgaaactgaaacccTTGATCGTACAGACGTTCCGGGCGCTCATCTTCTAcaatcatattgtgcatgatcacacaagcagacGTCAGACGAGCGTGTCGGTGAGGATCTGGCCGAGGCGGCGAGGCGGCTTCTTGGTCGCGGTGGCGGctgtgtcggggggggggggggcgttggTGGGAAGCAGTCAGTTCCCCGGCGGCAAGACGACGGTGGCGGCTTTGCTAAGTGGATGTTGCGGCGCTGGCAGCTGGCAGAGTCACCGGAAAAaatgggcggcggcgtcggcgacgaAGGAGACGGGCGAGGGTTGCTGTTGGATGGGGGGAGGCCAATGTGCCACCGACCAGCGGGCCCGAGGGGAGGAGAAGGCGAGCGCACGCGTCCGTCccgtgtccgcgccgacgcaaatctGGCTAAAAAATGGGCCGTGAATGGGTCGCCCACGGACGAAAAGCAGACGCGGCGCGGACACAAAAATCGGCCCAActcgccgacccaaacggacgccaGCGGACGAAATGGATCGctccattggagttgctctaacaGGCTAGAAGCGCGCCAGTGATAATACTATTTGACCGATCAGTGCTATTTGATGTTGTAGTAGTATTGAGGAGGGGATGAGTAGAGGTACATAGATCTTTCATTACGATGGTTTGATGCATCTAGTGCATTTTGAAGTAGTATGCTACGATTTTGCAGGACCCAAGCTTGCccagagaagaaaaaaaaaggagagaGAAGGGGAGGAGATTCAGACAGATATTGGCCTCCTATGCCTGTGAACACGTATAAGGTACTAGTGAAGAAGCCATCTTACAAAGCGGATCTCGGGATAACCGAATAACAAATATCATACAGAAAATGCAAAGGCAAAAAACAAAACGGCTACGTTGCCAAGAGATATCACAAGAAGGTACAGAAACACCACAAAGACCTGCCCTAGGACACCTAGGCTTGAGACAACGCCCTTACAAGGGAAGAATGACGCCATTGTCGAGTCCAAGACAGACAAGGGTTTTCAACTACCCTGGCACGAGAATGAGAACATTGTCTAACTTAACTATGCCGTGGAAAAAGAGAAACAAATAACATGCCCGGCAACCAAGACATTAGTGCATTGAGGAGGGGCTAAATCAAACAATGGTCTCGGCCATGGTGGGAAATGGCATTGGATAATCCGAAATGCCCGATATTCGGATTCAAGAAAACGCCTATATCAGATGAGCTAAAAAGAACCACCATTTTTAAAATCACCTGATTAAGACCCCCATTTGTTGTAGCCCTGGTTGAACGTCCCGAACACAAACGAAGCGCGCGCACATCAACAGTCTTCTTCGCGGGCGCGTATACGGCCGATGGATTTCTCCAGCACATTTCCATCTCCCGCGCTCGCTgtcgccggagaagaaggagGATAGGTCGGCGACGACGTGACGGCGAAGGGACCACCAGCTGTCGACAAGCCGTGAGCTCACCAACTCACCCCGCCGGCCAGTTGGTACGTACGGACGACGAAGGAGCAATCACCAGCCCCCGACCCGCCAGCGCCGTCGGATCAGCATCGGACGCCCCGGACCCCGCCTCCGCGGAAGGCCGGACAGCCACCAGCCCAACCACTGGATAGCATTTCCCTCTTcccgcctccccctcccccctccgCCCTCCACCTCGCCATTGCCGTCGCCCTCCGAGCCACCCCAAAAAAACACAGGGTGCGTGCGCTTCATGCCCCCGCGGAGCGCGCGCCCATGGCGTCCGTGCCCGCCTCCTGCCCGCGCCCGCCGCAGGCCGTCGTCCGCCACCTCCTCCCGCTGCCGCTGCAGCTCCAGCTCGTCTGCCGCCTGCGGAGGCTGCCGCTCCCGCAGCTAGGCCTCTCCGCCGCCGCGCGGAGGGGAGAGGCGCTCCCGCGGGCCGCGGAGGGGGGCGACGGGCGGGCcgcggccaaggaggaggaggaggaggtggaggaggatgaggaggaggaggatgagcgagggagggaggcgggCGAGGAGAGGGGCGAGGACGACGGGGCTCGGGAGGCGGAGGGCGCTggggcggcgaggggctccgggcGGTTCGCCGCCGACTACATCTCGCTTGGCATCAGGGAGCCCGTCTACGAGGTAGGTCCCCGGCCAACTCCGGCGGTCCGGTCAGAAATTGAATTGTTGCAATCACATTGCCATTGCCACATGAAAATCATCATCATCCACCAGGAATGCCCACCTCTGCTCTGAAACATAacctccatgtcctcctcctgcaAAATTGTTCTGAAAGCGTTTCAGACTGCAACAGTATCGGGGCAATCAAAATTGGCCATTCTGAATTTCTGACCACAATTTTTTTTTCTTGAGCACGCATCAAAAGCGTGTCGTTGCGTGTATGTGACCAAAAAATATGAAGGAGCAGTGTGTCATTTTGTTCTCCTATAGTTCAAATCAAGAGTTGGTATGCTAGTTCGATGACATGTTTTCGACAAGGGTGGGTGGGCTTGGGATGGGGTATGCACATTACAAGGTTTGGAGCTTGCCATGATGCAAGATGCAAACTAACTCCCACCTCACCATCGAACTTTACTCAGGTGGTAGAAGTGAAAGCTAATGGAAGCGTGTCTACCGAAAAAATAAGCCGCCGGCAGCTACTGAAATCAAGTGGTATGTAAAATCAATGTGTTTCCAGTGCtctgtactactactactacacatTAACTTCATTATGTTCACCAACCATACTTGCTCGAACTCTTCATATGATTGCATAAACTCCATATACCGCCACCACACGTTACTTTGATTTTGACTGGTTATAATTGTAAATTATTCTTGATACGGACACTTAACATTCTTCTTTGTTGTTTTTAAGTGCTTGCACGTGATCTCATTTTACTCTTGTGCTGCCAGGCCTCCGTCTACGAGATACAAGAAGCGTTGACCCATCACTATGGCTAATGAATTCAATGCCTTCCCTGCTGGTAACAGGAAACCTCCCAATACTTAACCATATAGGTTTCCCTCTGTTTGTCGTGTTCTTGCCCTCTGCATCTTTTTAGTTGTAAAAACAATAGATGCTGGGTGACAGTCTTACTCCTAAGACAACataattgtttcctttttgccAAAAGTCAAAACCACCTGGTGTTTTTATAGTAGATCATGGATTTCACAAATACTTACACTTTATCAGCTTGGCAAATAACAAAATAAAGTTAAGTTCACTCCAATTTCTGCCAGACTTGTAGGTTCAGCTGAAATTGTGCTTAGTTATTTGCTTCAGGAACCTTCACTATGGCTGATTAAATGCTAATAGGCATTACTTGATTGCTTTATATAAAAGATGGCTATATGATAGTTTATATGTAGCATGTAAAGTTGTAAACTCCTATTTCACCATTTATTGTAGGTTCGTGAACAGGCCATATTACTCAACCTTGGTTCCTTGCGAGCAATTGCTATGCATGAACGTGTCCTTATATTCAATTATAACAGGTCAGTTTGTATGTTTGTTCAGAAAAAAACTACTGGCATTGGTGAACTTGTCATAGTTTGTGCTACAAACTTATCAGTTATTTTCTCTAACATGAGTAGCCCAGGAGGAAAGGTCTTTTTAGAGCTATTACGACCTCGGTTAAATCCAAGGAACATCAATGGTGGTCCTGCAATGCCTTTTCAACTTGAGGTAATAAATGTATAGATACTATATGTTGCATTAGCTATATGTTTTCTTCACTACCTATATCCTTCGAAAATAGAAACTTGGGAAGTTTTCTGTCTCTTGAGGTTTACGGATTTGAACTCACCCAGTATTTGAGAGCCTCAGCATTCGTAAAAGAGCTGCTTATTTCTGTTCATATCTATATTATATTTTTCCCAATGAATCATGTCGAACAGTTAAGTATTTTTAATTTAAAAGTAACATAGCATCGTTACAAGTTGATTTTTCATCCTGAGTTCCCTTATCCAGTAAGTTGAATCTTGAAGAATAACTATACGGATATCATCCATGGTTTCCTAAATTCTTTATGGTTGTAGTGTACCCATTTAATCTTCTTACATTCAGTTCAGTTAATAAAGTGGTAATAAGACATGATCTATTGTGGCCTTTCCATTTGAATTTGACAATATTTCATGCCATGCTTGCATTTTTTCACAGAATTTGAGAGTATCGGTCTGTCAGACATTGGAGCGAGATGATATAATATTTCATTGTGTTTTCATTATGTTCAGGTTGTTGAAGCTGCACTGCTTTCCAGAATACAAAGGCTGGAACGAAGATTAATGCATGTTGAACCTCGTGTGAGTACCTGAAAAGTCATGTCTCCTTAAGGTGTCTATGGTCTTCACATCAGTTGATATGCTTGTACAGAACCATATATGATGTTGTTCGTTTTCTATGCGCATATTCATTTTAAGGGTAATCTGTAATCTGTTCCTCAATAGATAACTTCGGTCACTTCTGGACTGTTGTTCCCTTTCCCTATTTCCTAATTTAGCTTACACAATTCATGCCAGTGCCTTAACTTCTGAGAGCCTTTTGGTCTCTTACAAGTGTCCAACTCCAGTGCAAATCCTCCTCCCTATAATACCTTTGCCAACTGAACTCGCCGGATGACTGCTACTTGCTAGCAATCAGTTTTAGCCGTCTAATTTCCTGACCATAGTACTAAGTATTCTTTTGTAAATTGCCAGCGAGCTGAGATAGGACAAGTGCTATGTTGCTCACTGGGGCCCTTTTTGAACTTAATACCGTTGCTGACTCTGCATTTTATTTTACACCCAAACAGTAGGGAAGAGCCTTGCCATGCTGGCTCTGCAGTTTCATTGTGATGAATTGGCGATCTTGTTATGGTGGAATGGAAAGTAGTGAAACACCTTAGGATAAGTTTTCCTTTTATTCCCTATGGACCGAAGCAAAGCCACTACTCCTCACGTTGTGATGGTTTAATATGACGCAAATTGATCAGAGACCGTCAATCAAGCAGCTGCATTTATGACAAATGCATCCTATTGTAATACCTAAAAAAGATAGTTAACATTGTTCTGGGTATCTGGGCTTTCATCTCAGGTGGCTGCGTTGCTTGAAGTTCTACCAAATCGGTTGACAGGTGATGTTTTGGAGCAGCTTCGTCTAAGCAAACAATCATTGGTATTACAGCTGCCCTGAGAATCATCTCCTAGATTCATTTGTTAAATTGGTTTAATTTTGCTTCTATATTCATCTGTCAAGGTCGAGCTGGGTTCACGGGCAGGTGATCTTAAACAAATGCTCATTGATCTCCTAGAAGATCCCCATGAAATTCGTCGAATATGCATTATGGGGAGAAATTGTACACTAGATAAAGTGAGTGATGATATGGAATGTGCTGTTCCATTAGAAAAGCAAGTTGCCGAAGGTACAGCTGAAATTTACCATTACGACTTTGCATCTTCTGCTCCTTCAGTATGTTACTCTACCATCTAATTACTTGGACAATATCGTATGAAAATCAATAGATTAATTTTTTGGATTACGGAGGTAGTTTTAGCTGGCAAAGTACAAATGCATTTGTGATATttttatgaagaaatgaaacaaaTGAAAAGGAAG
This genomic window from Aegilops tauschii subsp. strangulata cultivar AL8/78 chromosome 4, Aet v6.0, whole genome shotgun sequence contains:
- the LOC109755981 gene encoding magnesium transporter MRS2-A, chloroplastic; the encoded protein is MASVPASCPRPPQAVVRHLLPLPLQLQLVCRLRRLPLPQLGLSAAARRGEALPRAAEGGDGRAAAKEEEEEVEEDEEEEDERGREAGEERGEDDGAREAEGAGAARGSGRFAADYISLGIREPVYEVVEVKANGSVSTEKISRRQLLKSSGLRLRDTRSVDPSLWLMNSMPSLLVREQAILLNLGSLRAIAMHERVLIFNYNSPGGKVFLELLRPRLNPRNINGGPAMPFQLEVVEAALLSRIQRLERRLMHVEPRVAALLEVLPNRLTGDVLEQLRLSKQSLVELGSRAGDLKQMLIDLLEDPHEIRRICIMGRNCTLDKVSDDMECAVPLEKQVAEEEEEEIEMLLENYLQRCESCHGQAERLLDSAREMEDSIAVNLSSRRLEVSRVELLLQVGTFCVAVGALIAGIFGMNLKSYLENNTWAFWATTGGIAVGAVAGFFIMYKYLKDRKIL